In one Chlamydiales bacterium genomic region, the following are encoded:
- a CDS encoding PTS sugar transporter subunit IIA: MMIFDYLDPELVSFLDVETREQALATLVETLALHNKLKDKQAFLQAVIDREKLVSTGIGAGVAIPHAKLSAYDDFFIAVGILKKGVEWDALDGAPVRVIFMIGGPDDKQTEYLQILSRLTYALKEEDRRKKILQLSSPQEIVDLFNTI; the protein is encoded by the coding sequence ATGATGATTTTTGATTATCTTGATCCTGAATTAGTGAGTTTTTTGGATGTAGAGACAAGAGAGCAAGCACTTGCAACTCTTGTGGAAACTCTTGCTTTACATAATAAACTCAAAGATAAACAAGCTTTTTTGCAAGCTGTTATTGACAGGGAAAAATTAGTTTCAACAGGTATAGGAGCAGGTGTTGCGATTCCACACGCAAAGCTTTCTGCTTATGATGATTTTTTTATTGCCGTTGGCATTTTAAAAAAAGGCGTGGAGTGGGACGCACTTGACGGGGCTCCTGTAAGAGTTATTTTTATGATAGGTGGGCCAGACGATAAGCAGACAGAGTATCTGCAAATTTTGTCGCGTTTGACTTATGCCTTGAAAGAAGAAGATAGAAGAAAAAAGATCTTGCAGCTTTCTTCTCCTCAAGAGATAGTGGATTTGTTCAATACTATTTAG
- the dut gene encoding dUTP diphosphatase, producing MNENGVCEKKELDAGTEGIAEVFVEVIAEEDVILPQYASAGAAGADVRAYLLEPITILPGGFQLVSTGLFMAIPEGYEIQVRPRSGLALKFQVTVLNAPGTIDSDYRGEIKIILINHGKNPFVVEPGMRIAQLVLAPVVKGIFTRSSEISSTLRGNRGFGHTGVL from the coding sequence ATGAATGAAAATGGTGTATGTGAAAAAAAAGAGTTGGATGCTGGGACTGAGGGCATTGCAGAAGTGTTCGTAGAAGTTATTGCTGAAGAGGATGTAATTCTTCCTCAATATGCTTCTGCTGGAGCTGCAGGTGCAGATGTCAGAGCCTATCTTCTAGAGCCCATTACAATTTTACCAGGTGGCTTTCAGTTGGTGTCGACAGGTCTTTTTATGGCAATTCCGGAAGGGTATGAAATTCAAGTAAGACCAAGAAGTGGTCTTGCATTAAAATTCCAGGTTACTGTATTGAATGCGCCAGGAACGATTGATTCAGATTATCGTGGTGAAATAAAAATAATATTAATCAATCACGGTAAGAATCCTTTTGTAGTGGAGCCTGGAATGCGTATTGCGCAGTTAGTGCTTGCACCGGTTGTTAAGGGCATTTTTACGCGGTCCTCAGAAATTTCTTCTACTTTGAGAGGAAATAGAGGATTTGGTCATACAGGTGTTTTGTAG